The window TTGGTGACGAACATACCCGCATTCCAGCGGTACTGACCAGTAGCGAGGTACTTGGCAGCAGTGTGGGCATCAGGCTTCTCCTTGAAGGAGCTGACCAGTCGCGAGTGAGGAGCCGACTTGAGGTTGAGGCGGTCGCCCAGTCGGATGTAACCAAAGCCGGTGGCAGGGTGAGACGGCGCGATACCGATTGTGACTAGATAGCCTTCCTTGGCGACCTCGACTGCCTCAGTGACAGCACCGAGGAATGCATCCTCGCCAGAGATCATATGATCAGCGGCGAAGGATCCAATGACAGCTTCAGGATCGCGCTTGACGAGGATTGCGGCAGCCAAACCGATGGCAGCCATGGAATCCTTGGGACCAGGCTCAGTGAAGAGGTTAGAAGCGGCCAAATTGGGCAGTTGGCCCAAGATGCCCTCGGAGTGGGCAGGACCTGCGACAACAGTCATTCGCGAAGGGCCAGCCAGCGGGAGGAGTCGATCCCAAGTCGACTGCAACAGACTGTTGCCGCAGAGGTTGACATCGAGGAGAAACTTGGGATGGTTCTCTCGAGAAAGGGGCCAGAGGCGCGTACCAGCACCGCCTGCTGGGATAACGACGTAAAAACCAGGGATCTCGCGGTCGTCGGTGAAAGGGTATGACTGAATAGAGAGCTCGCGAGTTGGCGATGTGATGGAGATCTGCGAAGGAACAGTCTGGAGCGTTGAAGAATGGCGAGGCAGGAAAGGCGAACGGGCTCGCTCACGGCCGACGCTGGGAGAGAGGCCGCCTGGACTGTGGCTACGTCCTTGCTGCTAGAGGACACCATGGGATGTTAGAATGGCTGGCATGACAGAATGCGTATTGCACTACGCGATAGAATTGGGAAGCGGCGCAAGCTGCAATCCAAACAGGGTGACGGCGTACAGCAATGTTCTGGAGCATAATCTCCATGCTCTTGTTTGAGGACCGTAGATCCGAGCATTCTTTCCGCAGCTCTACCAATTCTTGGTTCTAGACGCATTCGTCAGGCTCAGTCTCATCTCCGCAGAAGCATCCGAACGATGGGCCCGAGATTGCCGTCGGCAATCTCGCAGCCTCAGCCGTTCAATCAAGAAGCCCCCTTACCTGCTTCTCCATCGCGCCCATGATGCGCTCCAACATCATCTCAACGCCCATCCTGGGCACATCGGACACAGGCGCAGCCATGGTTCCGGATTCAACAATGCAACAAATTGATGATAGTAATAATAACGAGTGGATGGCAGAGTAATTTTGCCCAAGTCTGAAGAATCCTAAGCAAAGCCGACGAGGCTAAGGTAAGCGCAAAGTTGGCACAGGCGCAGCACAAACGCTAAAACTCACTTTGATCTCAGACTTTATTTCATTCACGCAAAAAGCATCACAGAATACGCTCTGACGAAGGTGAGGGAGAGTGAGAAGAGGCGCAAAGGTGAAAATTGCTGGcctgagctttttttttaggcaGTGACAATCTCTCCCATAAAAGAGGACACGACATCTACTCGTATTCCCATATTAATTTCGAGTCCCATTCTCCTTTTTCACCGAGCGCCCCATTGTTTCCATCTGAGACACTTTGCCTAAAACAAGGCTAGCACCCTTGTTCACTGTGTCCTGAGCCGCGCTCGACCCAGCTGGCGTCGCAATGGGACGAACGAGATGGCGTTTGGAGGAGGTGCTAAGCTTCCAAAGGTGGACCTAATAGAAACGCCGTGTGAGGCTGACGAGGACTACCCATTTGGGAGGCGCTGGCGCGTCTCATTCGCCTCTAGAGAGGGTCTTTACAGGTGGTTCCATGCGCTGTTAGCGAATCTGTTTGGCACATGTGCGAGGTGGTTAGTGCCGTCTTGAATCAGCCTTCATAGGGGGCGGGTCTCGTCTGCTTTGAGGCTGATGTGGATTCGCATATTAATTTGTGGATGCGGCCTGTCGCAAGGATTGCGACAAGCAGGGCTCTATTAATTAACGTGATGCTTGATTGATTACCTATTCACCCAATTCTTACATGCTATTGGCTCTATATTGACGCAGCTTATGCGATGAGTTTGCGACCAATCATGTGGAGATTTACAGATGACGCTCGTTGAATCAAGTCGCAATTGTCATTTACGGTTACTGCTTAGTATTCCTATAATATCCTGCTGTCTGCAATAGGAAAGCTGGGCAGCGATGTGGCATACTATGCACATATAAATGTGCCGACATACTTTGAAATTCTCTGTCAAATCAGAAACCTGCAACCGAATCAATCATATCGGTACTCACCGCATTATTCGCCTCCATGCAGGCCAATTTAGGGCCCGATGCCACCTCACGGCCCGCCTCACCTTGTTTCGGCACTGCAAAAGAGTCGTACGCGTAGCCCGTGCCTGGATGCCCCATAAGCGGATGATTCACTCAGATGTCTTATTAGATCGAGCGATCCATTGAAAAAGAATGCCGAGCGGAGAGATCAAATCGTGTGCGGAGTTTCCCCCTTGTGCGAGAGAATGTGTCATAGGCCGTGATTATTCAGCTGGCGCCAGGTTACGATAGGTCGGGCCATCGGTTTTCGCAGCGAGGGTCAGTCCGACGCTCCGCAGGCGTCGAATTCCGCATCAGCTAGCTGCAGCGTAGAGAAAAAAGTAGAGGCGGATGTGCGTTGCGATTGATCTAGGCAGCGTTGCGTAGGATGTGGCACAAAATGGACCCTGGTCGCGTTTCAAGCTGGTGTGCCGCTTGCGTGGATAAATAGTAGAAATGCCCATCCCCGCGAATCTTGTGACGGCCTTTGATTTGTTTTCGAGCGTACCAAATTGTCGCCATCTCAGCTGCCCAGCATGAAGCGATCAGCATCTCCAGAGAGGCCCTCCACCGCCGTAGCTGCGCTGGAAAAGGCCGAGGCCACTGAGCAGCACCCGGCAGATGGCTCATATCCGCCCATATCGTCCATCCCAGACATCTCGCCCAAACGTCTCGCCCAAGCCGCCGAGGATGCGCCCAAAGAATTTGCAGAGGCTGCCACAACCATCCTGTATCTAGCCTATGGCTCCAACATGTGTGCAGAAACCTTCTTGGGGATGCGCAAGATTCGGCCGCTTTCCCAAATCAACGTCTCCGTGCCGGTTCTGCAGCTGACGTTCGACCTGCCCGGGTTTCCCTATCGAGAGCCGTGCTTTGCAAATGTCGGATACAGAAAACTGCCGAAAGAACCCAAGCTACCcgatcctcttcatccaccCATCATCCCGCCAATCAGCCCGCCAAAGTCCGGGCAGGGCTGGGACGGCGGCCTCATGGGAATCGTATACGAAGTCACACAGGAGGATTGGCGAAACATCATGAGGACCGAAGGGGGCGGCTCGGGCTACCAGGAAATCGTGGTGCCTTGTCTCCCACTGCCCGCAGACATTGGCATCCCAGAGAAGCCGACTTTCCCAGACGTGCCCAGACCGTTCATCGCAAGAACTCTCTATTGTCCATATATCCCCCTTGAACCAGAGTCGGGCAAGAGCAAAAACTGGTGGGCGAGGCTTGCCCTGGGCCCCCGGAGACCAAGCCCCGACTATGCCCAGCCAAGCGCTCGATACTTGAAGCTCTTGAAAGACGGTGCAAGGGAACATGAGCTTCCCCAGGCCTACCAAGACCACCTGGCGTCGCTACAGCCCTATACGGCCACCAGCATCAAGCAAAAGATTGGCCATGCTGTGTTCATCTTTGCTTGGGCACCGATGCTGATATGCATGATGTCGTTGACGAGGATTTTGGCAGACGAGACAGGTCGAGTTCCTCGATGGTGCGCGAGTATAATATCAGGATCATTTAGCGTCATGTGGTACAGCTATGACAGGGTGTTCAAGCACATCTTTGGTGATGGCGAACGGAcggtggaggaggaagagaagacgaagatgctgCGACGCAAGTCGTACTCGGGCGGCACAGATGAGGAAAAGGCATCTTTGATACAAGAgaatgaggaagaggaggagcaagagaaggagaaggagaaggagtaGTAATAATAAGGAGCGGGCGTTTTTTGAATTTAGACTTGGCTTGAATCTCGTCGTGTCTCACTGGTGCTGACAATGGCTCCGCACTACGTGGAGCAATGGGCGATTTTGCACGGCAATCATGTATGGCATGGCTATGGAATTAGATTATTGTTTTGGATCGTATTTGCATGTTGAATCAATCATATCACACAATTGCACGTGCAGCTGGAGGCCTGTTACGTGATGTGCGTCCAATGTCTGTCTATGCGCTCGATATGCAATGTAACCGTGCTCGGCTCCAAGGATCATCAAAATGGATGCTCCTTCATCTGCGGTGcccgccaaggccaagagaaTTTCATGATGGCCGTACCGATCCTGTGATATCAGCAGATAACAATCGCAGTAAAGAAGAAACGCCATCCAACGCTGGCATGTGAAAGTCCAATTCGCGCCAGGGGTTGGCGATATTGCATGTGATTGCGATGCATCCCTCGCATCTCGGCGGGAAAAAGCGGTTGGTGCACGCGATTTGCTGCCGCCCCAGCGGTTCATCGGTTGGGGCGAATACGCCTAATGCGGCAGGCGGTGAGCCTGTGTACCTGGTGGTCCAGCCGAACCTATGCGTCATTGAGCACTGAGCTTGGCACACGAGCTGCAGGTCATTTTTTCTCCAGCAACTTCCCTGTTCTCGCAGCGCGGATAGATAAGACTTACAGGATACTATATATAGGAGGCTCCCCTGGTTGTTGCTCAGATTGTATATGCTTCGACTCTGCGGCTTTCGCTTCGGCTCCTATCTGCGGAATTCACAGCTCACTCGTCTGTACggctacagcagcagcagctactcCACCCTCAACACAACCGCCGGCAAGATGACTCTCCTTGGCGGATACGAGAAGAAGCACAAGGTCACCATTGTGGGATCTGGCAATTGGTATGTGTCAAGATCAATCAATATCTTGCGtcaggaagaaaaaaatctaaCGGGTTTCATTCGTGATACAGGGGATCCACCATTGCAAAAATCGTTGCCGAAAACACACGAGCGAACAAAGATGTCTTTGAGGAGGATGTCCAGATGTGGGTGTATGAGGAGGACGTCACCATCTCCAAAAGCTCCAAGCACTACGACGAGTCCATCGGCGAGGCTCCTCAGAAGCTGACTCACGTCATCAACAA is drawn from Trichoderma asperellum chromosome 4, complete sequence and contains these coding sequences:
- a CDS encoding uncharacterized protein (EggNog:ENOG41~TransMembrane:2 (i289-310o316-335i)), whose protein sequence is MKRSASPERPSTAVAALEKAEATEQHPADGSYPPISSIPDISPKRLAQAAEDAPKEFAEAATTILYLAYGSNMCAETFLGMRKIRPLSQINVSVPVLQLTFDLPGFPYREPCFANVGYRKLPKEPKLPDPLHPPIIPPISPPKSGQGWDGGLMGIVYEVTQEDWRNIMRTEGGGSGYQEIVVPCLPLPADIGIPEKPTFPDVPRPFIARTLYCPYIPLEPESGKSKNWWARLALGPRRPSPDYAQPSARYLKLLKDGAREHELPQAYQDHLASLQPYTATSIKQKIGHAVFIFAWAPMLICMMSLTRILADETGRVPRWCASIISGSFSVMWYSYDRVFKHIFGDGERTVEEEEKTKMLRRKSYSGGTDEEKASLIQENEEEEEQEKEKEKE